A genomic segment from Prochlorothrix hollandica PCC 9006 = CALU 1027 encodes:
- the rppA gene encoding two-component system response regulator RppA, whose translation MRILLVEDEPDLGAALKRALTQAAYVVDWVQEGWEATRYLDAFLDGPGDLGSIPYTVMVLDWLLPGRSGLELCHYLRSCQSTLPVLMLTAKDRIEDRVQGLDAGADDYLIKPFGMAELLARVRALQRRSPQLQLPQLQVGSWSLDYGSRHLQIQGASGMVQVLDLTPKEFQLLEYFMRHPQQVVTRDQVLSQLWEVGAEPSSNVVAAQMRLLRRKLGHYGYDRALETVYGLGYRLRLAPDGP comes from the coding sequence GTGCGCATCCTATTGGTGGAGGATGAGCCGGATTTGGGAGCAGCCCTGAAGCGAGCTTTGACCCAAGCCGCCTATGTGGTGGACTGGGTGCAGGAGGGCTGGGAGGCGACCCGCTATCTGGATGCCTTTTTGGATGGGCCTGGGGACTTGGGCAGTATCCCCTACACGGTGATGGTGCTGGATTGGCTCTTGCCCGGTCGATCGGGGTTGGAACTATGCCACTATTTGCGATCGTGCCAGAGTACCTTGCCGGTGTTGATGCTGACGGCGAAGGATCGCATTGAAGACCGGGTGCAGGGGTTGGATGCCGGGGCCGATGACTATTTAATTAAACCCTTTGGCATGGCGGAACTCTTGGCACGGGTGCGGGCCTTGCAGCGGCGATCGCCCCAGCTTCAGTTACCCCAACTCCAGGTGGGATCCTGGAGCCTGGACTATGGTAGCCGCCACCTCCAGATCCAGGGAGCGAGTGGTATGGTGCAAGTCCTAGACCTGACCCCCAAGGAGTTTCAACTGCTGGAATATTTTATGCGCCATCCCCAGCAGGTGGTGACGCGGGATCAGGTGTTGAGCCAGTTGTGGGAAGTGGGGGCAGAACCCAGTAGTAATGTGGTGGCGGCCCAAATGCGGCTGCTGCGGCGTAAGTTGGGGCACTATGGCTACGATCGTGCCCTGGAAACCGTGTATGGCCTGGGTTATCGCCTGCGACTAGCCCCGGATGGCCCGTAG
- a CDS encoding sensor histidine kinase has translation MGFAKPEPGKLHPLFHQSRWRLAAWYSGVMGVVLAIGSLGMYETIAHAHRVTVDRELQSIAQTLHSILETQLDPSAPGTAASALSPRDRLPQILPTLLPQVCWVAPPPPGLTPDPRCDWSPMADPPQVAVGVPFHPLYSNAYYIRILQANGQPIATAGLLPAQIPPPVPGPPADWQVIDHGAGHRYHQVSLPLGSLTAPHRTWGYVQVGRSFQDFDAYLAVVRWSMILGFPLILGGVALGSWALAGKAMAPLYQAYQQMQQFTADAAHELRTPLAAIRATVESVLPSSPPCPPGPGSRTSFPVSSPVSSPVSFPVSSPVSSQCAPAVVPDPDSADLREILQVVNRQTQRLGTLVNDLLLLSRLDQNQWSAPRWDPPTPLGSPCLVQDWVGDVAEELAALALEHQVTLGVEAEAEPLWVWGQEEYLYNLLMNVVINAIHAMAEPGHVSLRISSTPSQGLISVEDTGVGLAAADQALVFRRFYRVEADRSRQQGGSGLGLAIAQAIVQAHGGSIRLRSSLGQGTTVTIQLPRCGPPV, from the coding sequence ATGGGATTCGCTAAACCAGAGCCAGGGAAACTTCACCCCCTTTTTCACCAGAGCCGCTGGCGATTGGCCGCTTGGTATTCTGGCGTGATGGGGGTGGTGTTGGCGATCGGTAGCCTAGGGATGTATGAAACCATTGCCCATGCCCATCGGGTGACCGTCGATCGCGAACTGCAATCCATCGCCCAAACTCTCCATAGCATTCTCGAAACCCAACTGGATCCCAGTGCCCCCGGAACCGCTGCCAGTGCCCTCTCCCCCCGCGATCGTCTGCCCCAAATTTTGCCCACCCTCCTGCCCCAGGTCTGCTGGGTTGCCCCGCCGCCCCCCGGCCTAACCCCCGATCCCCGGTGTGACTGGTCCCCGATGGCGGATCCTCCCCAAGTGGCCGTGGGGGTTCCTTTCCACCCCCTCTACAGCAACGCCTACTACATTCGCATTCTCCAAGCCAATGGCCAGCCCATCGCCACTGCTGGGTTGCTGCCTGCCCAAATTCCCCCCCCGGTGCCTGGTCCCCCGGCTGACTGGCAGGTGATCGACCATGGAGCAGGCCACCGCTATCACCAGGTCTCTCTGCCCCTGGGTTCCCTCACTGCCCCCCATCGCACCTGGGGCTATGTGCAGGTGGGGCGATCGTTCCAGGACTTCGATGCCTACTTGGCGGTGGTGCGGTGGTCCATGATCCTGGGGTTTCCCCTGATCTTGGGGGGGGTGGCCCTGGGCAGTTGGGCCTTAGCGGGGAAGGCCATGGCTCCCCTCTATCAGGCTTATCAACAGATGCAGCAGTTTACTGCGGATGCCGCCCATGAGTTGCGCACTCCCCTGGCTGCCATTCGGGCCACGGTGGAATCGGTGTTGCCGTCTTCCCCCCCCTGTCCCCCAGGGCCAGGGTCCCGGACTTCTTTCCCCGTTTCTTCCCCCGTTTCTTCCCCCGTTTCTTTCCCCGTTTCTTCCCCCGTGTCTTCCCAGTGCGCCCCCGCAGTAGTCCCAGATCCAGACTCCGCTGACCTGCGGGAGATTTTGCAGGTGGTCAATCGCCAAACTCAACGATTAGGGACCTTGGTCAATGATTTGCTGCTGTTGTCCCGTTTAGACCAGAACCAATGGTCTGCCCCCCGATGGGACCCCCCCACTCCCCTGGGGAGTCCCTGTTTAGTGCAGGATTGGGTGGGGGATGTGGCGGAAGAGTTAGCCGCCTTGGCCTTGGAGCATCAGGTGACCTTGGGGGTGGAAGCAGAGGCAGAACCCCTGTGGGTGTGGGGCCAGGAAGAGTATTTGTATAACCTGTTGATGAATGTGGTGATCAATGCCATCCATGCCATGGCGGAGCCAGGTCACGTCAGCCTCAGGATCAGTAGCACCCCTAGCCAGGGCTTGATCAGCGTGGAGGATACCGGGGTGGGCTTGGCCGCAGCGGATCAGGCTTTGGTGTTCCGTCGCTTCTATCGGGTGGAGGCCGATCGCTCTCGCCAGCAGGGGGGATCGGGGTTGGGTTTGGCGATCGCCCAGGCCATTGTCCAAGCCCACGGGGGCAGCATTCGTCTCCGTAGCAGCTTGGGGCAAGGTACCACGGTCACCATTCAGTTACCCCGCTGTGGCCCTCCGGTCTAG
- a CDS encoding MgPME-cyclase complex family protein has protein sequence MQTYYYLAASQKFLCEDEPLDEVFRERYRNYKEQEKEVDFWLVKEPAFLEAPALAAVKAKCPHPAAAIISSDRQFITWLKLRLEFVLTGEFQAPSDTIPDALASLVMA, from the coding sequence ATGCAAACCTACTACTACCTCGCTGCTAGCCAAAAATTCCTGTGCGAAGATGAGCCGTTGGATGAAGTTTTTCGGGAACGGTATCGCAACTATAAGGAACAGGAAAAGGAAGTGGACTTTTGGTTGGTGAAGGAACCGGCCTTTTTAGAGGCTCCCGCCCTGGCCGCTGTGAAGGCCAAATGTCCCCACCCTGCTGCTGCCATTATTTCCAGCGATCGTCAGTTCATTACCTGGCTCAAGCTACGCCTGGAGTTCGTCCTCACCGGGGAATTCCAAGCCCCCTCCGACACCATCCCCGATGCCCTTGCGTCCCTCGTCATGGCCTAA
- a CDS encoding inositol monophosphatase family protein: protein MDSTPDQHALPDPDLQRFLDIATEAALAGGAVLQAHWGTLDRHTIEEKGRPGDLVTVADRASEAAVLAVIQRHLPHHSILAEESGFQATTTATAIDYLWAIDPLDGTTNYAHQYPFYGVSIALVIQGVPQVGVIYVPFFQELFRAAQGLGATLNRQRIQVSSTATLEQSLLVTGFAYDRRETTDNNYREFCHLTHLTQGVRRGGSASVDLAYVACGRLDGYWERGLSPWDLAAGVVLVREAGGQVTAYDQSPFDLPSGRILATNGHLQGELSAALAQAQRHTLGLS from the coding sequence ATGGACTCCACCCCGGATCAGCACGCCTTGCCTGACCCTGACCTGCAACGGTTCCTCGACATTGCCACCGAAGCGGCCCTGGCAGGGGGGGCGGTGTTACAAGCCCACTGGGGCACCCTCGATCGCCACACCATTGAAGAAAAAGGTCGCCCTGGGGATTTGGTGACCGTGGCCGATCGAGCCTCGGAAGCCGCCGTGTTGGCGGTGATTCAGCGCCACCTGCCCCACCACTCTATTTTGGCGGAGGAGTCTGGTTTCCAGGCCACCACCACCGCCACCGCTATCGACTACCTCTGGGCCATTGACCCCCTGGATGGCACCACCAACTATGCCCACCAATATCCCTTCTATGGGGTGTCCATTGCCCTGGTGATTCAGGGAGTGCCCCAGGTGGGGGTGATTTATGTGCCCTTTTTCCAGGAACTGTTCCGCGCGGCCCAGGGGCTGGGGGCGACCCTGAACCGTCAACGGATCCAGGTGTCCAGTACGGCGACCCTGGAGCAAAGCCTGTTGGTGACGGGGTTTGCCTACGATCGCCGAGAAACCACCGACAACAACTATCGGGAATTTTGCCACCTGACCCACCTGACCCAGGGGGTGCGCCGGGGGGGATCCGCCTCCGTGGATTTGGCCTATGTGGCCTGTGGTCGCCTGGATGGCTATTGGGAGCGGGGACTCTCCCCCTGGGACTTGGCGGCGGGGGTGGTTTTGGTGCGGGAGGCGGGGGGTCAGGTGACGGCCTACGACCAAAGCCCCTTTGATCTGCCATCGGGGCGGATTCTGGCCACCAATGGTCACCTCCAGGGGGAGCTGAGTGCGGCCCTGGCCCAAGCCCAACGCCACACCTTGGGGCTGTCCTAA
- a CDS encoding pyridoxine 5'-phosphate synthase — MLTLGVNIDHVATLRQARRTVEPDPVAAAVLAELAGADGITVHLREDRRHIQDRDVRILRQTVRTHLNLEMAATPEMVAIALEIRPDYITLVPERREEVTTEGGLDVAGQRDRLGTIVATLQGAGIPVSLFIDPDVPQITAAADLGSQFIELHTGRYAEATTPPAQAQELAALAAGTNFALAQGLRVNAGHGLTYWNVQPVAALGGMEELNIGHSIMSRAVLVGLERAVREMKAAMVGLGEPRG; from the coding sequence GTGCTTACCCTAGGGGTCAATATTGATCATGTGGCTACCCTGCGCCAAGCCCGTCGCACCGTCGAGCCGGATCCCGTCGCGGCGGCAGTGTTGGCAGAACTGGCGGGGGCCGATGGCATCACCGTCCATCTGCGGGAAGATCGTCGCCACATTCAGGATCGAGACGTGCGGATTCTGCGGCAAACGGTGCGCACCCACCTCAACTTAGAAATGGCAGCAACCCCCGAAATGGTGGCCATTGCCCTAGAGATTCGTCCCGATTACATCACCCTGGTGCCGGAGCGCCGGGAGGAAGTGACCACCGAGGGCGGGTTGGATGTGGCGGGGCAGCGCGATCGCCTGGGGACGATCGTGGCCACCCTCCAAGGGGCTGGCATCCCCGTCAGCCTGTTCATCGATCCCGATGTGCCCCAAATTACCGCCGCTGCTGACCTGGGCAGTCAGTTTATTGAACTCCACACCGGGCGCTATGCCGAAGCCACCACCCCCCCGGCCCAGGCCCAAGAACTGGCGGCGCTGGCGGCGGGGACGAACTTTGCCCTGGCCCAAGGCTTGCGGGTCAATGCGGGCCATGGTCTGACCTATTGGAACGTGCAGCCTGTGGCAGCGCTAGGGGGCATGGAAGAGTTGAACATTGGCCACAGCATCATGAGTCGGGCCGTGTTGGTGGGTCTGGAGCGGGCCGTGCGGGAGATGAAAGCGGCCATGGTGGGCCTGGGTGAACCCAGGGGGTAG